Proteins from one Planctomyces sp. SH-PL62 genomic window:
- a CDS encoding PSD1 and planctomycete cytochrome C domain-containing protein, with protein MAARNLVRTSRFIAGWLVLLAGSARADDPDAARAEFFEAKVRPILVERCFGCHSAQAERLKGSLAVDSLEGLLKGGDLGPAVEPGKPDESLLIQAVGYEDDSVKMPPKQKLPDAEIAVLRQWVTGGATFPKTAAEPVARVQGIDFDEARRHWSYLPVARREPPPVADASWSKTPIDPFVLAKLEASGLSPSPPADRRTLLRRVYYDLIGLPPTAEEIAAFEADRSDDAYAKVVDRLLASPRYGERWGRHWLDVARYADTKDGVLMYGDDRIRPYAYTYRDYVVRSFNEDTPFDQMIREQLAADVVAPGDEPWRLAAMGFLTLGRAFDNNVHDQIDDKIDVVSRGLLGLTIACARCHDHKYDAIPTADYYALYGVFAGAEAPLELPLIDDPAKTPDRKTFEDQAAAKRAEIRKFLDDQYALLSEEARKRGGDYLERAGTTPADPLETAVFFMSLAPEDLRPPIVARWRRYLKQRAVPSDPVFGPWSDLMKRDEEALAAEAPAILAAWAERPVGTDPGSLNPLVASALNAATIRTKADVARAYADLLRRVYEESKSSPPDPSDEARRQVLDILQDRESPSYFPRSQTRAYMSRGEKDAFGGKTVELDRMTVKAADAAPRAMVLVDADEPYTPRIFVRGNPAQPGDVVPRRFLRVLAGDEAKPFANGGGRLDLANAIADPANPLTGRVIVNRVWMHHFGEPLVSTPSDFGERSNPPSHPELLDDLAARFVEEGWSLKNLHRLIVLSATYRQASADRPDCRKVDPENKLIWRANRRRLDFEAMRDTLLFVSGRLDATMHGKPVDVANDPRNARRTVYGLVDRQSLPAVFRAFDFASPDASAERRPLTTVPQQALFGMNAPLVVEQARALADRPDVGGATAPPEAIQALYRLILARPAEPDEVETAARFLRSLADEPDGSTLAPRAQLAQVLLITNEMMFVD; from the coding sequence ATGGCCGCGCGGAATCTTGTTCGAACGTCGCGATTCATCGCGGGCTGGCTGGTGCTCCTCGCCGGATCGGCGCGGGCCGACGACCCCGACGCGGCGCGGGCCGAGTTCTTCGAGGCGAAGGTCCGGCCGATCCTGGTCGAGCGCTGTTTCGGCTGCCACTCGGCGCAGGCGGAGAGACTCAAGGGGAGCCTTGCGGTCGACTCGCTCGAGGGGCTCCTCAAGGGGGGCGATCTGGGGCCGGCGGTCGAGCCGGGCAAGCCCGACGAGAGCCTCTTGATCCAGGCGGTCGGCTATGAAGACGACTCGGTGAAGATGCCGCCGAAGCAGAAGCTGCCCGACGCCGAGATCGCCGTCCTGCGGCAGTGGGTGACCGGCGGCGCGACGTTCCCGAAGACCGCGGCCGAACCCGTCGCCAGGGTCCAGGGGATCGACTTCGACGAGGCCCGCCGGCACTGGTCGTACCTCCCGGTCGCCCGCCGAGAGCCGCCGCCGGTCGCGGACGCCTCATGGTCGAAGACGCCGATCGACCCGTTCGTGCTGGCGAAGCTGGAGGCCTCCGGCCTCTCCCCGTCGCCCCCGGCCGACCGCCGCACCCTGCTGCGTCGGGTCTATTACGACCTGATCGGCCTGCCGCCGACCGCCGAGGAGATCGCCGCGTTCGAGGCCGATCGATCCGACGACGCCTACGCGAAGGTCGTCGACCGGCTCCTCGCCTCCCCCCGATACGGCGAGCGCTGGGGACGGCACTGGCTGGACGTGGCCCGGTACGCCGACACGAAAGACGGCGTGCTCATGTATGGGGACGATCGAATCCGCCCCTACGCCTACACCTATCGCGACTACGTCGTCCGGTCGTTCAACGAGGATACGCCGTTCGACCAGATGATCCGCGAGCAGCTCGCGGCGGACGTGGTCGCGCCCGGGGACGAGCCCTGGCGGCTGGCGGCGATGGGCTTCCTGACGCTGGGCCGGGCGTTCGACAACAACGTCCACGACCAGATCGACGACAAGATCGACGTCGTCAGCCGCGGCCTGCTCGGCCTGACGATCGCCTGCGCCCGGTGCCACGACCACAAGTACGACGCGATCCCGACGGCCGATTATTACGCCCTCTACGGCGTCTTCGCCGGCGCCGAGGCCCCGCTGGAACTCCCCCTGATCGACGACCCCGCGAAGACCCCGGACCGCAAGACGTTCGAGGACCAGGCCGCCGCCAAACGCGCCGAGATCCGCAAGTTCCTGGACGACCAGTACGCCTTGCTCTCCGAGGAAGCCCGCAAGCGCGGGGGCGACTACCTGGAGCGAGCCGGCACGACGCCGGCCGACCCGCTGGAGACGGCCGTCTTCTTCATGTCGCTGGCGCCCGAGGATCTCCGCCCGCCGATCGTCGCCCGCTGGCGTCGCTATCTCAAGCAGCGAGCGGTCCCGTCCGACCCCGTCTTCGGTCCCTGGTCGGACCTCATGAAGCGCGACGAGGAGGCTCTCGCCGCCGAGGCGCCCGCCATTCTCGCGGCCTGGGCCGAACGCCCCGTCGGGACCGACCCCGGCAGCCTCAATCCGCTGGTCGCCTCGGCCCTGAACGCCGCGACGATCCGCACGAAGGCCGACGTCGCCAGGGCCTACGCCGACCTCCTCCGGCGCGTCTACGAGGAGTCGAAGTCCTCGCCCCCCGACCCGTCCGACGAGGCCCGGCGGCAAGTGCTCGACATCCTGCAAGACCGCGAAAGCCCGTCGTACTTCCCCCGGAGCCAGACCCGCGCCTACATGTCGCGAGGGGAGAAGGACGCGTTCGGCGGCAAGACCGTCGAACTGGACCGGATGACCGTCAAGGCGGCCGACGCCGCGCCTCGGGCGATGGTCCTGGTCGACGCCGACGAGCCCTATACGCCCCGCATCTTCGTCCGCGGCAACCCCGCGCAGCCGGGCGACGTCGTCCCTCGACGGTTCCTCCGGGTGCTGGCCGGCGACGAGGCGAAGCCGTTCGCCAACGGCGGCGGCCGGCTGGACCTGGCGAACGCGATCGCCGACCCCGCCAATCCGCTCACCGGCCGGGTGATCGTCAACCGCGTCTGGATGCACCACTTCGGCGAGCCCCTCGTCTCCACCCCCAGCGACTTCGGCGAGCGGAGCAACCCGCCCAGCCACCCCGAGCTGCTCGACGACCTCGCCGCCCGCTTCGTCGAGGAGGGCTGGTCTCTCAAGAACCTCCATCGCCTGATCGTCCTCTCCGCGACCTATCGGCAGGCGAGCGCCGACCGCCCCGACTGCCGGAAGGTCGACCCGGAGAACAAGCTGATCTGGCGGGCGAACCGCCGCCGGCTCGACTTCGAGGCCATGCGCGACACGCTCCTGTTCGTCTCCGGCCGGCTCGACGCGACGATGCACGGCAAGCCGGTCGACGTGGCGAACGACCCCAGGAACGCCCGCCGCACCGTCTACGGCCTGGTCGACCGCCAGAGCCTGCCGGCCGTCTTCCGCGCGTTCGATTTCGCCAGCCCCGACGCCTCGGCCGAGCGCAGGCCCCTCACCACGGTCCCCCAGCAGGCCCTCTTCGGCATGAACGCCCCCCTGGTCGTCGAGCAGGCCCGCGCCCTCGCCGACCGGCCCGACGTCGGCGGCGCGACCGCCCCGCCCGAGGCGATCCAGGCCCTCTACCGCCTGATCCTCGCCCGCCCCGCCGAGCCCGACGAGGTCGAGACGGCCGCGAGGTTCCTGCGAAGCCTGGCCGACGAGCCCGACGGGTCGACGCTCGCCCCCCGCGCCCAGCTCGCGCAGGTCTTGCTGATCACGAATGAGATGATGTTCGTCGACTGA
- a CDS encoding DUF1501 domain-containing protein, which produces MTPDFRRPLSRREAIQQAGTGFGMLGLAALLRETGLLGGEARAGSPGAALNPLAPRAPHFAPRAKRVIHIYLNGGPSQVDTFDPKPILTKFDGKPLPQGNLSTERKTGAAMGSPFKFRRYGESGIPVSEIFERTAAHVDDLCVIRSMQADTPNHEQSMRLMNCGDERLSRPSMGAWLTYGLGSENENLPGYVSLCPGLPVADVSNWRSAFLPGVFQGTYIDTRKEKAEDLIENIRNGFVSPREQRKQLDLLAEMNHRHQKARAEDDALDARIASFELAYRMQMEATDAFDVSQEPQHVRDMYGPGVQARQLLIARRLVERGVRFVQLFHGDVQPWDSHDNLPAAHRDLAGQCDQGIAALLTDLKQRGLFEDTLVLCGGEFGRTPSVELVNGKPGMGRDHNHWGFSVWLAGGGVKGGTIHGATDDFGYKAVEDVVHVHDLHATILHLLGFDHTRLTYRHAGRDFRLTDVHGNVVKDVLA; this is translated from the coding sequence ATGACCCCCGACTTCCGACGCCCCCTCTCCCGACGCGAGGCGATCCAGCAGGCCGGAACGGGCTTCGGGATGCTCGGCCTGGCGGCCCTCCTGCGCGAGACCGGCCTGCTCGGCGGCGAGGCCCGCGCGGGCTCGCCTGGCGCGGCGCTCAACCCGCTCGCCCCCAGGGCCCCGCACTTCGCCCCCAGGGCGAAGCGGGTGATCCACATCTACCTGAACGGCGGCCCCAGCCAGGTCGATACGTTCGACCCCAAGCCCATCCTCACGAAGTTCGACGGCAAGCCGCTGCCGCAGGGGAACCTCTCCACCGAGCGCAAGACCGGCGCGGCGATGGGCTCGCCGTTCAAGTTCCGGCGGTACGGCGAGAGCGGCATCCCCGTCAGCGAGATCTTCGAACGCACCGCCGCGCACGTCGACGACCTCTGCGTCATCCGCTCGATGCAGGCCGACACGCCCAACCACGAGCAGTCGATGCGGCTGATGAACTGCGGCGACGAGCGGCTCTCCCGCCCCAGCATGGGCGCCTGGCTGACCTACGGGCTGGGCTCGGAGAACGAGAACCTGCCGGGCTACGTCTCGCTCTGCCCCGGCCTCCCCGTCGCCGACGTCTCCAACTGGCGGTCGGCGTTCCTCCCGGGCGTCTTCCAGGGGACCTACATCGACACCCGCAAGGAGAAGGCCGAAGACCTCATCGAGAACATCCGCAACGGCTTCGTCTCCCCCCGCGAACAGCGCAAGCAGCTCGACCTCCTCGCCGAGATGAACCACCGCCACCAGAAGGCCCGCGCCGAGGACGACGCGCTCGACGCCCGCATCGCCAGCTTCGAGCTGGCCTACCGCATGCAGATGGAGGCGACCGACGCCTTCGACGTCTCGCAGGAGCCGCAGCACGTCCGCGACATGTACGGCCCCGGCGTCCAGGCCCGGCAGTTGTTGATCGCCCGCCGGCTCGTCGAACGCGGCGTCCGGTTCGTCCAGCTCTTCCACGGCGACGTCCAGCCGTGGGACAGCCACGACAACCTCCCCGCCGCCCACCGCGACCTCGCCGGCCAGTGCGATCAGGGCATCGCCGCCTTGCTCACCGACCTCAAGCAGCGCGGGCTGTTCGAAGACACCCTGGTCCTCTGCGGCGGCGAGTTCGGCCGCACCCCGTCGGTCGAGCTGGTCAACGGCAAGCCCGGCATGGGCCGCGACCACAACCACTGGGGCTTCTCCGTCTGGCTCGCCGGCGGCGGCGTGAAAGGCGGCACGATCCACGGCGCGACCGACGACTTCGGCTACAAGGCCGTCGAGGACGTCGTCCACGTCCACGACCTCCACGCCACCATCCTCCACCTCCTGGGCTTCGACCACACCAGGCTCACCTACCGCCACGCCGGCCGCGACTTCCGCCTGACCGACGTCCACGGCAACGTCGTGAAGGACGTCCTGGCGTGA
- a CDS encoding LLM class flavin-dependent oxidoreductase has translation MKQLDDVKISVLDLCPIVEGGTAADAFRDSLDLVRHAERLGYERYWVAEHHNIPGVASAATSVVIGQLAAATSRIRVGAGGIMLPNHAPLVIAEQFGTLASLFPGRIDLGLGRAPGGDQATAKALRRYFQEVDSFPVDVRELQGYFRPAKPGRLVRAIPGEGLDVPIWLLGSSDFGARLAADMGLPYAFASHFAPDHLFDSLAIYRESFVPSETLDRPHAMIGVNAFVADTDEAAARLFTSHQQMILHLVRGRPGLLPPPVDDLERLWTPPERAAVERMTRVTVVGAPETVRARLQSLVNAAQPDEMIFSGHIYDHAARLRSYELLMQACRTTPVAAG, from the coding sequence GTGAAGCAGCTGGACGACGTGAAGATCTCGGTGCTGGACCTCTGCCCGATCGTCGAGGGGGGCACGGCGGCCGACGCGTTCCGCGATTCGCTCGACCTGGTGCGGCACGCGGAACGGTTGGGCTATGAGCGGTACTGGGTCGCCGAGCACCACAACATCCCGGGAGTTGCGAGCGCGGCGACCTCGGTGGTGATCGGCCAGCTGGCGGCGGCGACCTCGCGGATTCGCGTGGGCGCCGGCGGGATCATGCTGCCGAACCACGCGCCGCTGGTGATCGCCGAGCAGTTCGGCACGCTCGCCTCGCTCTTCCCCGGCCGGATCGACCTCGGCCTGGGCCGCGCGCCCGGCGGCGACCAGGCCACCGCGAAGGCCCTCCGGCGCTACTTCCAGGAGGTCGACTCCTTTCCCGTCGACGTGCGCGAACTTCAGGGCTACTTCCGCCCCGCGAAGCCCGGCCGGCTGGTCCGCGCGATCCCCGGCGAAGGCCTGGACGTGCCGATCTGGCTGCTCGGCTCCAGCGACTTCGGCGCCCGGCTCGCGGCCGACATGGGCCTGCCCTACGCCTTCGCCTCGCACTTCGCCCCCGACCACCTGTTCGACTCGCTGGCGATCTACCGCGAGTCCTTCGTCCCCTCGGAAACCCTCGACCGGCCCCACGCCATGATCGGCGTCAATGCGTTCGTCGCCGACACCGACGAGGCCGCCGCCAGGCTCTTCACGTCGCATCAGCAGATGATCCTGCATCTCGTCCGGGGCCGTCCCGGCCTCCTGCCCCCCCCCGTCGACGACCTCGAACGCCTCTGGACCCCCCCCGAGCGCGCGGCCGTCGAGCGCATGACCCGCGTCACCGTCGTCGGCGCCCCCGAGACCGTCCGCGCCCGCCTCCAATCCCTCGTCAACGCCGCCCAGCCCGACGAGATGATCTTCTCCGGCCACATCTACGATCACGCCGCGCGGCTGCGATCGTACGAGCTGCTGATGCAAGCCTGCCGGACGACGCCCGTCGCGGCGGGATGA
- a CDS encoding YqgE/AlgH family protein, producing the protein MKSLRGRLLIAAPGLIDPNFARSVILVASHGDSGALGLILNRELESDVSDVWRQISSEPCVRFEKLHHGGPISGTLMAVHDRRPLANMLVADDLYVATELNAMESLAASTDGRVLFFAGHAGWGPGQLEDEIREGSWFVAPASPDHVFGGHDANALWKDAATLAGRREIQSLIGPRHIPEDPRSN; encoded by the coding sequence ATGAAATCACTGCGAGGACGACTGCTGATCGCCGCGCCCGGCCTGATCGACCCGAACTTCGCCCGTTCGGTCATCCTGGTCGCGTCCCACGGCGACTCCGGGGCGCTAGGGCTGATCCTCAACCGAGAGTTGGAATCGGACGTCTCCGACGTCTGGCGCCAGATCAGCTCGGAGCCCTGCGTCCGGTTCGAGAAGCTGCACCACGGCGGGCCGATCTCCGGCACCCTCATGGCCGTGCACGACCGCCGCCCCCTGGCGAACATGCTGGTCGCCGACGACCTGTACGTCGCGACCGAGCTCAACGCGATGGAGTCGCTCGCCGCCTCGACCGACGGCCGGGTCCTGTTCTTCGCCGGCCACGCCGGCTGGGGGCCGGGCCAGCTCGAGGACGAGATCCGCGAAGGGAGCTGGTTCGTCGCCCCGGCGTCGCCCGACCACGTCTTCGGCGGGCACGACGCCAACGCCCTCTGGAAAGACGCCGCGACCCTCGCCGGGCGTCGCGAGATCCAGTCCCTCATCGGCCCCCGCCACATCCCCGAAGACCCCCGGTCCAACTGA
- a CDS encoding twin-arginine translocation signal domain-containing protein has product MDRRGFLKQGAVAALAASASSPAGPFIHAADKAGTKAPIVGEGEHRYECRHDFFQAPGSIRWFETHGVAVDSQGFIYVTHRGGPTKPRTAAEAQDTIAVYDPEGKFVRSFGKAYHGGGHGIDVRIEDGVEYLYLACMMPVDIVVKTDLKGEVVWLKEAPPEPHVYDKPDAKFAPTNVAFAPDGGFFVADGYGSNYIHKYDKDARWVKTFGGTGESEGKFKTPHGVWLDDRPGREPGLVVADRANARLQRFTLDGDHVGQDNHEVSFPAHFDIRGDVLLVPDLHARITLMGRDDKVLTHLGYDPEWTRQVLDGFKIRSQPDRWPAGKFIHPHDACFDRDGNILVAEWVATGRVSFLKRVG; this is encoded by the coding sequence ATGGACCGACGCGGTTTCCTCAAGCAAGGCGCGGTCGCGGCGCTGGCCGCCTCGGCCTCCTCGCCGGCCGGGCCGTTCATCCACGCCGCCGACAAGGCCGGGACGAAGGCCCCGATCGTCGGCGAGGGCGAGCACCGCTACGAGTGCCGTCACGACTTCTTCCAGGCCCCCGGATCGATCCGATGGTTTGAGACCCACGGCGTCGCCGTGGATTCCCAGGGGTTCATCTACGTCACGCATCGCGGCGGTCCGACGAAGCCCAGGACGGCCGCCGAGGCGCAGGATACGATCGCCGTCTACGACCCCGAGGGGAAGTTCGTCCGCTCGTTCGGCAAGGCGTACCACGGCGGCGGCCACGGCATCGACGTCCGCATCGAGGACGGCGTCGAGTACCTGTACCTCGCCTGCATGATGCCCGTCGACATTGTGGTCAAGACCGACCTGAAGGGGGAGGTCGTCTGGCTCAAGGAAGCCCCGCCCGAGCCCCACGTCTACGACAAGCCCGACGCCAAATTCGCCCCCACGAACGTCGCCTTCGCGCCCGACGGCGGGTTCTTCGTCGCCGACGGCTACGGCTCGAACTACATCCACAAGTACGACAAGGACGCCCGCTGGGTGAAGACGTTCGGCGGGACCGGCGAGTCCGAGGGGAAGTTCAAGACCCCCCACGGCGTCTGGCTGGACGACCGCCCCGGGCGCGAGCCGGGCCTCGTCGTCGCCGACCGCGCCAACGCCCGGCTCCAGCGGTTCACGCTCGACGGCGATCACGTCGGGCAGGACAACCACGAGGTCTCGTTCCCGGCCCACTTCGACATCCGGGGCGACGTGCTGCTGGTCCCCGACCTGCACGCCCGGATCACCCTGATGGGCCGCGACGACAAGGTCCTCACGCACCTGGGCTACGATCCCGAGTGGACCCGGCAGGTTCTCGACGGGTTCAAGATCCGCAGTCAGCCCGACCGCTGGCCGGCCGGGAAGTTCATCCATCCCCACGACGCCTGCTTCGACCGCGACGGGAACATCCTCGTCGCCGAATGGGTCGCGACCGGCCGGGTGTCATTCCTGAAGCGGGTGGGCTGA
- a CDS encoding M16 family metallopeptidase — protein MRITSMCKAIPAAAALGLLVSLSGTAFAQAKGPLEQVASVEGITEYRLANGMRVLLFPDQSKPKVTVAVTYFVGSRHEGYGETGMAHLLEHMVFKGTPDHPNIPGVFKERGAQFNGTTSDDRTNYFETLTATDDNLEFALRLEADRMVNSPIKAEDLATEFSVVRNEFERGENNPMGVLFQRIASAAYDWHNYGKSTIGNRTDIERVPVDNLRAFYKKFYQPDNAMLVVAGQFDEEKAKKLIVETFGAIPKPDRELPKTYTEEPPQDGERVVTLRRVGDVGVVGLAYHVPSGPHPDFPALEVLSDVLTSQPSGRLYKALVETRKAANVFAMASPSHDPGLFMIMARVNTKDRAELEQVRDVIYEELAKVAKDGVTAEEVDRAVRRYAKNFEMEASDPNSIATELSEWAAQGDWRLYFLARDRMEKVKPDDVKRAAADYFEASNRTIGYFIPSEKPERTPIPANPDVLALVNDYKGREAKSTGESFDVRPEAIEARVQRPGAIEGVKVALLPKKTRGESVNLVLTLRYGDAENLKGLNAAADFLPNLMLRGGTKNLTKQQVQDELDKNFARLSPRGSGLGTIGFALETKRANLPAALEILRQVLREPLLPADEFEVQKTGRLAALESSKTEPTTLASNRLQRLMSSYPADDVRYTPTPDESIARVKEASIDQVKALYAEYLGANVGELAVVGDFEPSEVLPILQKTLEGWKAAKPYARIERPFQEGLKPAIETIETPDKENAMYLAGTVFPLKDDSPDYPALSVGDFILGGGSISSRIADRLRGKGGLSYSAASMFNASSLDPRASIMIMAIYNPRNLAKVEAGVSEEVARIVKEGVTPDELKQAKEGWLRREEIGRAEDGSLASSLASNLFLGRTLQFDADVEAKVKELDAAAVDAALKKYVDFSRFSVVTAGDFKGKGAETEPEPKK, from the coding sequence ATGAGAATCACGTCGATGTGCAAGGCGATCCCGGCGGCCGCGGCCCTGGGCTTGCTCGTCTCGCTCTCGGGGACGGCCTTCGCCCAGGCCAAGGGGCCGCTGGAGCAGGTCGCCTCGGTCGAGGGGATCACCGAGTACCGGCTCGCCAACGGCATGCGGGTCCTGCTTTTCCCCGACCAGTCGAAGCCCAAGGTCACGGTGGCCGTGACCTACTTCGTGGGCTCTCGGCATGAGGGCTACGGCGAGACCGGCATGGCCCACCTGCTCGAGCACATGGTCTTCAAGGGGACCCCGGACCACCCCAACATCCCGGGCGTCTTCAAGGAGCGCGGGGCCCAGTTCAACGGCACCACGAGCGACGACCGCACCAACTACTTCGAGACCCTCACGGCGACCGACGACAACCTGGAGTTCGCCCTCCGGCTCGAGGCCGACCGCATGGTCAACAGCCCGATCAAGGCCGAGGACCTGGCGACCGAGTTCTCCGTCGTCCGCAACGAATTCGAGCGCGGCGAGAACAACCCGATGGGGGTGCTGTTCCAGCGGATCGCCTCGGCGGCCTACGACTGGCACAACTACGGCAAGTCGACCATCGGCAACCGCACCGACATCGAGCGCGTGCCGGTCGACAACCTCCGGGCCTTCTACAAGAAGTTCTACCAGCCCGACAACGCCATGCTCGTCGTCGCCGGCCAGTTCGACGAGGAGAAGGCCAAGAAGCTGATCGTCGAGACCTTCGGTGCCATTCCCAAGCCGGACCGCGAGCTGCCGAAGACCTACACCGAGGAACCCCCGCAGGACGGCGAGCGCGTCGTCACCCTGCGTCGGGTCGGCGACGTCGGCGTGGTCGGCCTGGCCTACCACGTCCCGTCGGGGCCGCACCCGGACTTCCCGGCGCTCGAGGTCCTCTCCGACGTCCTCACGTCGCAGCCCTCGGGGCGGCTCTACAAGGCCCTGGTCGAGACCCGCAAGGCGGCCAACGTCTTCGCCATGGCCTCGCCGTCGCACGATCCCGGCCTGTTCATGATCATGGCCCGGGTCAACACCAAGGATCGGGCCGAGCTGGAGCAGGTCCGCGACGTGATCTATGAGGAGCTGGCCAAGGTCGCCAAGGACGGGGTGACGGCCGAGGAAGTCGACCGCGCCGTCCGCCGCTATGCCAAGAACTTCGAGATGGAGGCGTCCGACCCCAACTCGATCGCCACCGAGCTGAGCGAGTGGGCCGCGCAGGGGGACTGGCGGCTCTACTTCCTGGCCCGCGACCGCATGGAGAAGGTGAAGCCCGACGACGTCAAGCGGGCCGCCGCCGACTACTTCGAGGCCAGCAACCGCACGATCGGCTACTTCATCCCGTCGGAGAAGCCCGAGCGCACGCCGATCCCGGCCAACCCGGACGTCCTGGCCCTCGTCAACGACTACAAGGGCCGCGAGGCCAAGTCCACCGGCGAGTCGTTCGACGTCCGCCCCGAGGCCATCGAGGCCCGCGTCCAGCGGCCCGGGGCCATCGAAGGGGTCAAGGTCGCGCTCCTTCCCAAGAAGACCCGCGGCGAGTCCGTCAACCTCGTGCTCACGCTCCGCTACGGGGACGCCGAGAACCTCAAGGGCCTGAACGCCGCCGCCGACTTCCTCCCCAACCTGATGCTCCGGGGCGGGACCAAGAACCTGACCAAGCAGCAGGTGCAGGACGAGCTGGACAAGAACTTCGCCCGGCTCTCCCCCCGAGGCTCCGGCCTGGGGACCATCGGCTTCGCGCTGGAGACGAAGCGGGCCAACCTCCCCGCCGCGCTGGAGATCCTCCGGCAGGTCCTCCGCGAGCCGCTCCTCCCGGCCGACGAGTTCGAGGTCCAGAAGACCGGCCGGCTCGCCGCCCTGGAATCCTCGAAGACCGAGCCCACGACGCTCGCCTCCAACCGCCTCCAGCGGCTGATGTCGTCTTACCCGGCCGACGACGTGCGCTACACGCCGACCCCGGACGAGAGCATCGCCCGCGTCAAGGAGGCCTCGATCGACCAGGTCAAGGCGCTCTATGCGGAGTACCTCGGCGCGAACGTCGGCGAGCTGGCGGTCGTCGGCGACTTCGAGCCCTCGGAGGTCCTGCCGATCCTCCAGAAGACCCTGGAAGGCTGGAAGGCCGCCAAGCCCTACGCCCGCATCGAGCGGCCTTTCCAGGAGGGCCTGAAGCCGGCGATCGAGACGATCGAGACGCCCGACAAGGAGAACGCCATGTACCTGGCCGGGACCGTCTTCCCCCTCAAGGACGACTCCCCCGACTACCCCGCGCTCTCGGTCGGCGACTTCATCCTGGGCGGCGGCTCGATCTCGTCGCGGATCGCCGACCGGCTCCGCGGCAAGGGGGGCCTGTCGTACTCGGCGGCCTCGATGTTCAACGCCTCGTCGCTTGACCCCCGTGCCTCGATCATGATCATGGCGATCTACAACCCCCGGAACCTCGCCAAGGTCGAGGCCGGCGTGAGCGAGGAAGTCGCGCGGATCGTCAAGGAAGGGGTCACCCCGGACGAGCTGAAGCAGGCCAAGGAGGGCTGGCTCCGCCGCGAGGAGATCGGCCGGGCCGAGGACGGCTCGCTCGCCTCGTCCCTCGCCTCGAACCTCTTCCTCGGTCGGACCCTCCAGTTCGACGCCGACGTCGAGGCCAAGGTCAAGGAACTGGACGCCGCCGCCGTCGACGCCGCCCTGAAGAAGTACGTCGACTTCTCCAGGTTCTCCGTCGTCACCGCCGGCGACTTCAAGGGCAAGGGCGCCGAAACCGAGCCCGAACCCAAGAAGTAA
- a CDS encoding HEAT repeat domain-containing protein has product MSWMSRLFRRSARTDCEIPVRFVPSSEKLPGLWSDSTNNLFETRPDSSLLPGASTEALEELCDDFWNSFSPGFEEDTMEATVVTDPNVHNAAIEELASRGLQALPWARSRLRHSCHLAREGAAWLVGELCSKHPLDDEVDAVIGELSDLATRPIEEDTKEVQANALALVALSKIGGPKIVPTLRRILTSPEWEQDDLIWQSALILGIVLDLPFGESQDPPASAREWLTSNPDA; this is encoded by the coding sequence ATGAGTTGGATGAGCCGTCTGTTTCGTCGATCGGCCCGAACGGATTGCGAGATACCGGTTCGGTTCGTCCCGTCGTCGGAGAAGCTGCCAGGTTTGTGGTCGGACTCCACCAACAACCTCTTCGAAACTCGACCTGATTCGAGCCTACTTCCAGGCGCGTCGACGGAAGCCCTTGAGGAGTTGTGCGACGACTTTTGGAACAGCTTCTCCCCAGGTTTCGAGGAGGACACCATGGAGGCAACTGTCGTTACGGATCCGAACGTCCACAATGCGGCCATTGAGGAATTGGCGAGCAGAGGCCTCCAGGCGCTTCCTTGGGCCCGTAGCCGATTGCGGCATTCCTGCCACTTAGCCCGGGAAGGTGCCGCCTGGCTGGTCGGCGAACTGTGCAGCAAGCATCCTCTTGACGATGAGGTTGATGCAGTCATCGGCGAGCTATCGGACCTGGCGACCCGCCCGATCGAAGAGGACACCAAAGAAGTCCAGGCGAACGCACTGGCACTTGTCGCGTTGAGCAAGATCGGTGGACCAAAGATCGTCCCGACGCTCCGCCGAATCCTGACGTCGCCGGAATGGGAACAGGACGACTTAATCTGGCAATCAGCCCTCATCCTCGGCATCGTCCTCGACCTTCCCTTCGGCGAGAGCCAGGATCCCCCAGCTTCAGCGCGTGAATGGCTCACGTCGAATCCGGACGCTTGA